In one window of Rhizobium sp. ACO-34A DNA:
- a CDS encoding CopG family transcriptional regulator produces MAARTDRKQCLSVYLDPDLRRQLLDFADRRGQSGSLIAEAAIVSFLSPDADERREAAIGKRLDRIDRNIRRLERDLGIANEAFALFVRFWLTSTPPLPEAAQAATHAKGGERYDKFLEALGRRLARGPRLRQEVEEDSGDADFGNYRMMDADPWWP; encoded by the coding sequence ATGGCGGCGCGCACCGACAGGAAGCAATGCCTTTCCGTTTATCTCGATCCCGACTTGAGGCGGCAGCTTCTGGATTTTGCGGATAGACGTGGCCAATCCGGCTCGCTTATTGCCGAGGCAGCTATTGTGTCCTTCCTTTCTCCTGACGCAGACGAGAGGCGGGAAGCTGCCATCGGTAAGCGCCTCGACCGGATCGACCGCAATATCCGGCGGCTTGAACGTGATCTTGGTATCGCCAATGAAGCGTTCGCGCTGTTCGTGCGCTTCTGGCTGACCTCGACCCCACCTTTGCCAGAAGCGGCGCAGGCGGCGACCCACGCCAAGGGTGGCGAACGCTATGATAAATTTCTGGAAGCGCTCGGCCGGCGACTCGCCAGAGGTCCGAGACTCAGGCAGGAGGTTGAAGAAGACAGTGGTGACGCTGATTTTGGAAACTATCGGATGATGGATGCCGATCCCTGGTGGCCCTAG
- a CDS encoding chemotaxis protein yields the protein MKISGKVYSLVGILGLSAIVIAAMGMFVTIQYGAKSYELNTVSDRAYLGERLNRMVTAVVMEARGIYAAPDVEKAAPFAKGLLKNLDEMDKVLADWQPMVPAVQKTTFDAMVARAKEFRTFRVETARLGTDVSPAAANDQGNTEANRANRKAFQAEIDAVVEADKAELHALSGSLASFQQLMLILISGVTVVAVAIGAGFGIHIGVNHLSRPIRNVTAAMKKVADGDFSTDVPYSGRSDEIGEMAEAVEVFKQNGLAVQRLNAQEAAMRAKSDDLQSSMSVVVASAAAGDFGKRIEKDYQDANLNQFAANINDLLSSVDTGVSETRRVIASLSSGDLTQSMRGEFRGAFAELKTNVNNTFDRLRQTMTEVRTKTDTINGSTDELTTATNDLAKRTEQQAAALEETSAALDQITVVVRGSSERAQEASRMVSEAKESAAQSAVVVSNAVEAMGRIEQASREISQIINVIDEIAFQTNLLALNAGVEAARAGEAGKGFAVVAQEVRELAQRSANAAKDIKALITKSGEEVAGGVSLVQRTGEALSEIETRVLQINDHIHSIASAAKEQSTGLAEVATAMNQMDQVTQQNAAMVEETSAATHKLSGEADSLVALVAQFRTGEGYAHQSAPAAVSRAAQHRPVPSPARQMVGSVAKAFGGGRAATARAVVQETESWEEF from the coding sequence GTGAAGATTAGTGGCAAGGTCTATTCGTTAGTTGGTATTCTGGGACTTTCAGCCATCGTGATCGCGGCGATGGGCATGTTCGTGACCATTCAGTATGGCGCGAAGTCTTATGAGCTCAATACTGTATCGGACCGCGCCTATCTCGGCGAACGTCTGAACCGTATGGTCACTGCCGTCGTGATGGAGGCACGCGGCATCTATGCGGCGCCGGATGTCGAAAAGGCTGCTCCTTTTGCCAAGGGTCTTCTGAAGAACCTCGATGAAATGGACAAGGTGCTCGCCGATTGGCAGCCCATGGTACCGGCCGTGCAGAAGACGACCTTCGATGCGATGGTCGCTCGTGCGAAGGAATTCCGCACCTTCCGTGTCGAAACCGCGCGCCTTGGCACGGACGTTTCGCCGGCTGCAGCCAACGACCAGGGTAATACCGAAGCCAACCGCGCCAACCGCAAGGCTTTCCAGGCGGAGATCGACGCCGTGGTCGAAGCCGACAAGGCCGAGCTTCATGCTCTGAGCGGCTCGCTTGCGTCCTTCCAGCAACTGATGCTCATTCTCATTTCGGGCGTCACGGTCGTTGCCGTTGCTATCGGTGCCGGCTTCGGCATCCACATCGGCGTCAATCATCTGAGCCGTCCGATCCGCAATGTTACTGCCGCCATGAAGAAGGTGGCCGACGGCGACTTCTCCACCGATGTGCCTTATAGCGGCCGTTCCGATGAGATCGGCGAGATGGCCGAGGCCGTCGAGGTGTTCAAGCAGAACGGCCTTGCCGTCCAGCGGCTGAATGCCCAGGAAGCCGCCATGCGGGCAAAGAGCGACGACCTGCAGTCGAGCATGTCCGTCGTGGTAGCCTCGGCTGCCGCCGGCGATTTCGGTAAGCGCATCGAGAAGGATTATCAGGACGCGAACCTCAATCAGTTCGCGGCCAACATCAACGACCTCCTGTCGTCGGTCGATACGGGCGTTTCCGAAACCCGCCGGGTCATCGCCAGCCTTTCGTCGGGCGATCTCACCCAGTCGATGCGCGGCGAGTTTCGCGGCGCCTTCGCCGAACTCAAGACCAACGTCAACAATACCTTCGATCGCCTGCGCCAGACCATGACGGAGGTTCGCACCAAGACGGACACCATCAACGGCAGTACGGACGAACTGACCACCGCCACCAACGACCTTGCCAAGCGTACCGAGCAGCAGGCGGCAGCGCTGGAGGAGACCTCGGCGGCCCTCGACCAGATCACCGTCGTGGTTCGCGGCTCCAGCGAGCGCGCCCAGGAAGCAAGCCGCATGGTGAGCGAAGCGAAGGAAAGCGCCGCTCAGTCCGCCGTCGTCGTCAGCAATGCCGTCGAGGCCATGGGCCGCATCGAACAGGCCTCGCGCGAAATCAGCCAGATCATCAACGTGATCGACGAGATCGCCTTCCAGACCAATCTTCTGGCTCTGAACGCCGGCGTCGAGGCTGCGCGTGCGGGTGAGGCCGGCAAGGGCTTCGCCGTCGTCGCGCAGGAAGTGCGCGAGCTTGCCCAGCGCTCGGCCAATGCCGCCAAGGACATCAAGGCGCTGATTACCAAGTCCGGCGAAGAAGTTGCAGGTGGCGTCTCGCTGGTCCAGCGAACGGGCGAGGCTCTTTCCGAAATCGAAACACGCGTTTTGCAGATCAACGATCATATCCATTCGATCGCATCTGCCGCCAAGGAACAGTCGACCGGCCTCGCAGAAGTTGCCACCGCCATGAACCAGATGGACCAGGTGACCCAGCAGAACGCCGCGATGGTGGAAGAGACCTCTGCCGCAACCCACAAGCTTTCCGGCGAGGCCGACAGCCTCGTGGCCCTGGTCGCCCAGTTCCGCACGGGCGAAGGATATGCGCACCAGTCAGCGCCGGCAGCCGTCTCCCGTGCTGCCCAGCATCGGCCGGTTCCGTCGCCTGCCCGCCAGATGGTGGGTTCGGTCGCCAAGGCCTTCGGTGGCGGTCGTGCCGCGACGGCGCGGGCCGTGGTTCAGGAAACCGAAAGCTGGGAAGAGTTCTGA
- a CDS encoding histidine kinase — protein MLEHEGTEPGAGGGMIAAQPRWVRGLSGKLLWLTIAFVMLAEVLIFVPSVANMRLRWLQDRLNTAAAAAVVIDGLQPLELPRTVQDDTLIATGTKAIVLRKDGTSRLLVVDDMPPEVDAKFDLADVTSMQSISDALYTLALGGDRIVRVYGPIGDNDTIVEMVMQEKSLRGAMIAYARSVFTVSLLISVFTALLMYLAINRMMIRPVRRLTNSMQAFAEQPEDPARILQPSRGGDEIAVAGRHLSMMQQQLQKTLKQQKNLADLGLAVSKINHDMRNILASAQLMSDRLVDVEDPMVKSFAPKLLRTIDRAVGYTTEVLAYGQASEAEPRRRRFCLVELSQEVRDILALDADSGIEFVDLVGAEIEVDADSEQLFRVIHNICRNAVQALSSQGADTSGSVRRITVSAQRVGSVVAIAIDDTGPGMARKARENLFTAFRGSARSGGTGLGLAIARELVLAHGGTIALVEKPGPGTLFRIEIPDRPVSLDDWRARA, from the coding sequence ATGTTGGAGCACGAGGGAACTGAGCCGGGCGCTGGAGGCGGTATGATTGCCGCACAGCCGCGTTGGGTCCGGGGCCTGTCCGGCAAGCTTCTCTGGCTGACCATCGCCTTCGTGATGTTGGCGGAGGTGTTGATCTTCGTGCCCTCCGTGGCCAACATGCGGCTGCGCTGGCTGCAGGACCGTCTCAATACGGCCGCCGCCGCCGCCGTGGTGATCGATGGCCTTCAACCGCTGGAACTGCCGCGCACGGTCCAGGACGACACGCTGATCGCCACCGGCACCAAGGCGATCGTACTGCGCAAGGACGGCACCTCCCGCCTGCTTGTGGTGGACGACATGCCGCCGGAGGTCGATGCGAAGTTCGATCTCGCTGACGTGACGTCCATGCAATCGATCAGCGACGCGCTCTATACGCTGGCGCTGGGCGGGGACCGCATCGTGCGTGTTTACGGTCCCATTGGCGATAACGACACCATCGTCGAGATGGTGATGCAGGAAAAGAGCCTGCGCGGCGCTATGATCGCCTATGCCCGCAGCGTGTTCACCGTCTCGCTGCTGATTTCGGTATTCACGGCGCTGCTGATGTATCTCGCCATTAATCGCATGATGATTCGCCCGGTCAGACGCCTGACGAACAGCATGCAGGCCTTTGCCGAGCAGCCGGAGGATCCGGCGCGCATATTGCAGCCTTCGCGGGGCGGCGATGAGATCGCCGTGGCGGGGCGTCATCTGTCCATGATGCAGCAGCAACTGCAGAAGACCCTGAAGCAGCAGAAGAACCTTGCCGATCTCGGTCTTGCGGTCTCCAAGATCAACCACGACATGCGTAATATCCTCGCATCGGCGCAGTTGATGTCGGACCGGCTTGTCGACGTCGAGGATCCCATGGTGAAGAGCTTCGCGCCAAAGCTCCTGCGTACCATCGACCGTGCCGTCGGCTACACGACCGAAGTGCTGGCCTACGGGCAGGCCTCGGAGGCCGAACCGCGCCGGCGACGTTTCTGCCTTGTAGAACTCAGCCAGGAAGTCCGCGATATCCTCGCGCTGGATGCGGACAGTGGCATAGAGTTCGTCGATCTGGTGGGTGCCGAAATCGAGGTCGATGCCGACAGCGAACAGTTGTTTCGCGTCATTCACAACATCTGTCGCAACGCCGTGCAGGCGCTTTCCAGCCAGGGTGCCGATACTTCGGGTTCCGTCCGTCGAATCACCGTGTCCGCCCAGCGCGTCGGCAGCGTCGTGGCGATTGCCATCGACGACACCGGTCCGGGCATGGCCCGCAAGGCGCGGGAGAACCTGTTCACCGCGTTTCGCGGTTCGGCTCGCTCGGGCGGAACAGGCCTCGGACTGGCCATTGCGCGTGAACTTGTGCTCGCCCATGGCGGCACGATCGCCCTTGTGGAAAAACCGGGACCGGGCACGCTTTTCCGCATCGAAATCCCGGATCGCCCTGTGTCGCTTGACGATTGGCGCGCTCGGGCTTGA